One genomic segment of Mycolicibacterium chubuense NBB4 includes these proteins:
- a CDS encoding protein adenylyltransferase SelO, with the protein MNIALESRFAAELPELAVRWKAEDAPDPRLLVLNEPLARDLGLDPSWLSSPEGLALLVGTAVPADATPVAQGYAGHQFGNLVPRLGDGRALLLGELLDVSGGVRDLHLKGSGRTPFARGGDGLAAVGPMLREYVISEAMHALHIPTTRALAVVSTGRPVRRETVLPGAVLARVAASHVRVGSFQYAAMIAQAPGGDPDLLRRLADHAIARHHPAAAEADHRYLALFNAVIAAQADLVARWMLVGFIHGVMNTDNMTISGETIDYGPCAFMEAFDPATVYSSIDSWGRYAYGNQPAIALWNLARFAEALLPLFDEDTEKAVALAEASLGAFQGRYESAWSQGMRAKLGVPDAPAEVVDPLVGELLEQMKQSRVDHTSFYRRLGQAARGDAGPVRGEFVDLAAFDAWAGRWRALRPRADVMERVNPVYIPRNHLVEEALTAATDGDLGPVERLLEAVRSPFTERPGFERYAEPGAQEFAASFRTFCGT; encoded by the coding sequence GTGAACATCGCGCTAGAGAGCCGCTTCGCCGCCGAACTCCCGGAGCTCGCGGTGCGCTGGAAAGCCGAAGACGCACCCGACCCGCGATTGCTGGTACTCAACGAACCGCTGGCCCGCGACCTCGGGCTGGACCCCTCCTGGCTGAGCAGCCCCGAGGGTCTGGCACTGCTGGTGGGCACGGCCGTCCCGGCCGACGCCACACCGGTCGCCCAGGGCTACGCCGGACACCAGTTCGGCAATCTGGTCCCCCGGCTGGGCGACGGCCGGGCCCTGCTGCTCGGCGAGCTCCTCGACGTCTCGGGCGGCGTGCGGGACCTGCACCTGAAGGGCTCGGGCCGCACGCCGTTCGCCCGGGGTGGTGACGGGCTGGCGGCCGTCGGGCCGATGCTGCGCGAATACGTCATCAGCGAGGCGATGCACGCGCTGCACATCCCCACGACACGGGCGCTGGCCGTGGTGTCCACCGGCCGTCCCGTGCGCCGGGAGACGGTCCTGCCCGGTGCGGTGCTGGCCCGGGTGGCCGCGAGCCACGTGCGGGTCGGCAGCTTCCAGTACGCGGCGATGATCGCGCAGGCGCCCGGGGGCGACCCCGATCTGCTGCGCCGGCTCGCCGACCACGCGATCGCCCGGCACCATCCGGCGGCCGCCGAGGCCGATCACCGCTATCTGGCGTTGTTCAACGCGGTCATCGCCGCGCAGGCGGACCTGGTCGCCCGGTGGATGCTGGTCGGCTTCATCCACGGCGTGATGAACACCGACAACATGACGATCTCCGGCGAGACCATCGACTACGGGCCGTGCGCGTTCATGGAGGCCTTCGATCCCGCGACGGTGTACAGCTCGATCGACAGCTGGGGCCGGTACGCCTACGGCAATCAGCCCGCGATCGCACTGTGGAACCTCGCCCGGTTCGCCGAGGCGCTGCTCCCTCTGTTCGACGAGGACACCGAGAAGGCGGTCGCGCTGGCCGAGGCGTCGCTGGGTGCGTTCCAGGGGCGCTACGAGTCGGCCTGGTCGCAGGGCATGCGGGCGAAACTCGGTGTGCCCGACGCGCCGGCCGAGGTCGTGGATCCGCTCGTCGGCGAGCTGCTCGAGCAGATGAAGCAGAGCCGCGTCGACCACACGTCGTTCTACCGGCGGCTCGGGCAGGCAGCCCGCGGGGACGCCGGGCCGGTCCGTGGCGAGTTCGTCGACCTGGCGGCGTTCGACGCCTGGGCCGGGCGATGGCGCGCGCTGAGGCCGCGAGCCGACGTCATGGAGCGCGTGAACCCGGTGTACATCCCGCGCAACCACCTCGTTGAGGAGGCGCTGACGGCAGCCACCGACGGTGACCTCGGGCCGGTCGAGCGACTGCTGGAGGCCGTCCGGTCGCCGTTCACCGAGCGGCCCGGCTTCGAGCGCTACGCCGAGCCGGGAGCGCAGGAGTTCGCTGCGTCGTTCCGAACGTTCTGTGGAACCTGA
- a CDS encoding universal stress protein: MGAYRTVVVGTDGSEPSLRAVERAAKLAAESDAKLIIATGYFHHAEDRRAADTLRDEDYKVRGNAPVYDLLHDAHDRARAAGAKTIEEKAVEAAPVHALVEVAETSKADLLVVGNAGLNAVIGRFFSVPGGVATRAKTDVLIVHTTD; this comes from the coding sequence ATGGGGGCATACCGCACAGTGGTCGTCGGAACCGACGGCTCGGAGCCGTCGCTGCGGGCAGTCGAGCGGGCCGCGAAACTGGCCGCCGAGTCCGACGCGAAGCTGATCATCGCCACGGGGTACTTCCACCACGCCGAGGATCGCCGGGCGGCGGACACGCTGCGCGACGAGGACTACAAGGTGCGGGGCAACGCGCCGGTCTACGACCTGCTGCACGACGCCCACGACAGGGCGAGAGCAGCGGGGGCCAAGACCATCGAGGAGAAAGCCGTCGAGGCCGCGCCGGTGCACGCCCTCGTCGAGGTCGCCGAGACGTCGAAGGCCGACCTGCTCGTGGTCGGCAACGCCGGACTCAACGCGGTCATCGGCCGGTTCTTCTCCGTCCCCGGCGGCGTGGCCACCAGGGCCAAGACCGACGTGCTGATCGTGCACACCACCGACTGA
- a CDS encoding WS/DGAT/MGAT family O-acyltransferase, translating to MSAITKRLGLQDLLFIYGETPSSKMHVAGLLPFTPPADASSDYLREMIADARRQEVMAPWNLKLAHPRLQFSPLHSWVTDDDFDFDYHVRRSALASPGDERELGILVSRLHSNHLDLTRPPWELHVIEGLEGGRFALYLKIHHALVDGYTAMRMLSRSLSTDPRSKDTRMFFNTPLPKKSRPPQQAGPSNPLTSALRAVGGIGATVAGGVSSALDLTQAVVNTQIRRDGEYSQIAGSASAPHSILNARISRNRRFATQQYEFDRLKKLSAQHGATINDVALAIIGGGLRSFLSDFDKLPDRSLIAFLPVNVRPKGDEGGGNAVGAILAPMGTDIEDPVDRLEAITAATHAAKAQLQTMSPAAIIAYSAALLAPAGGQIAGALTGVQPPWPYTFNLCVSNVPGPREPLYFNGSRLEATYPVSIPIHGMALNITLQSYADTMNLGFVGCRDRLPHLQRLAVYTGDALADLEKASAS from the coding sequence GTGAGCGCCATCACCAAGAGGCTTGGTCTGCAGGATCTGCTGTTCATCTACGGCGAGACGCCGAGTTCCAAGATGCACGTCGCCGGGTTGTTGCCGTTCACGCCGCCCGCCGACGCCTCGAGTGACTACCTGCGGGAGATGATCGCCGACGCGCGCCGGCAGGAGGTGATGGCGCCGTGGAACCTGAAGCTGGCGCATCCGCGGTTGCAGTTCAGCCCGCTGCACAGCTGGGTCACCGATGACGACTTCGACTTCGACTACCACGTGCGGCGGTCCGCGCTGGCCAGCCCGGGAGACGAACGCGAGCTCGGCATCCTGGTGTCGCGGTTGCACAGCAACCATCTCGATCTGACCCGTCCGCCGTGGGAACTGCACGTCATCGAGGGACTCGAGGGCGGGCGCTTTGCGCTGTACCTGAAGATCCACCACGCGCTCGTCGACGGGTACACCGCGATGCGGATGCTCAGCCGCAGCCTGTCGACCGACCCGCGGTCGAAGGACACCCGGATGTTCTTCAACACCCCGCTGCCGAAGAAGTCGCGCCCGCCGCAGCAGGCCGGCCCGTCGAATCCGCTGACCTCGGCGCTGCGGGCGGTCGGCGGCATAGGGGCCACGGTGGCCGGCGGGGTGAGTTCGGCGCTCGACCTGACACAGGCCGTCGTCAACACCCAGATCCGCCGCGACGGCGAGTATTCGCAGATCGCCGGATCGGCGTCGGCGCCGCACAGCATCCTGAACGCCCGGATCAGCCGCAACCGGCGGTTCGCCACCCAGCAGTACGAGTTCGACCGGCTGAAGAAGCTCAGTGCGCAGCATGGCGCGACGATCAACGACGTGGCGCTGGCGATCATCGGCGGCGGGCTGCGCTCGTTCCTCAGCGACTTCGACAAGCTGCCCGATCGCTCGCTGATCGCGTTCCTTCCGGTCAACGTCCGCCCCAAGGGGGACGAGGGCGGCGGCAACGCGGTGGGCGCCATCCTCGCGCCGATGGGCACCGACATCGAGGACCCGGTCGATCGACTCGAGGCGATCACCGCGGCGACGCACGCGGCGAAGGCGCAGCTGCAGACGATGTCGCCGGCGGCCATCATCGCCTACAGCGCGGCACTGCTGGCACCGGCCGGCGGGCAGATCGCCGGTGCTCTGACCGGCGTGCAACCGCCGTGGCCCTATACGTTCAACCTGTGCGTGTCGAATGTGCCCGGCCCGCGGGAACCGTTGTACTTCAACGGCTCTCGACTGGAAGCCACCTATCCGGTGTCGATCCCGATCCACGGCATGGCGTTGAACATCACGCTGCAGAGTTACGCCGACACCATGAATCTCGGCTTCGTCGGATGTCGCGACCGCCTGCCGCACCTGCAGCGGCTGGCCGTGTACACCGGTGATGCGCTCGCCGACCTGGAGAAGGCGTCGGCGAGTTGA
- a CDS encoding mechanosensitive ion channel family protein, whose amino-acid sequence MDHAIEISYATQVATTAAWVAGTVTAAYAVGWAASWSLQRLGRRSGLLHDIAHLTRMPLRATLVVIAATAAVQHTTDTRSGWRGWVDHALVIALIGTFTWLVASLVFVAERQAITRFAGGDTGLTDADRHRRKIRTQVTTLRRIVVAIVVVLGAAAALMTFPAFSDIGKTLFASAGVLTVVAGLAAQTSLGAAFAGIQIAFSDAIRVGDIVVLEEEWGRIEEITLTYVVVHLWDERRLVLPCTYFTTTPFQNWTRNATELLGTVELDVDFTVPFDAMRAELDRLLRTNEKWDARVGVLQVTDAVEGLVRVRMLVSASNAGQLFDLRCDVREGMVAWLQRTNPGALPRRRIEHQTEGERELESAIAYIGRPQADSGLFSGSADAERRSRTFDSADA is encoded by the coding sequence ATGGACCATGCGATCGAGATCAGCTACGCCACCCAGGTCGCCACCACCGCCGCGTGGGTGGCCGGCACCGTCACCGCCGCCTACGCGGTGGGATGGGCCGCGTCGTGGTCACTGCAGCGGCTCGGCCGGCGCAGCGGCCTTCTCCACGACATCGCCCACCTGACCCGGATGCCGCTGCGCGCGACGCTGGTGGTCATCGCCGCCACGGCGGCCGTCCAGCACACCACCGACACCCGGTCCGGCTGGCGCGGCTGGGTCGACCACGCGCTCGTCATCGCGCTCATCGGCACCTTCACCTGGCTGGTGGCGAGCCTGGTCTTCGTCGCCGAACGGCAGGCGATCACCCGATTCGCCGGCGGTGACACCGGGCTCACCGATGCGGACCGGCACCGCCGCAAGATCCGGACCCAGGTCACGACTCTGCGCCGCATCGTGGTGGCGATCGTCGTGGTGCTCGGTGCCGCGGCGGCCCTGATGACGTTCCCGGCGTTCAGCGACATCGGCAAGACGTTGTTCGCGTCGGCCGGAGTACTGACCGTCGTCGCCGGACTGGCGGCGCAGACCTCGCTCGGCGCGGCGTTCGCGGGGATCCAGATCGCGTTCTCCGACGCCATTCGCGTCGGCGACATCGTCGTCCTCGAGGAGGAGTGGGGCCGCATCGAGGAGATCACGCTGACCTACGTCGTCGTGCATCTGTGGGACGAACGTCGCCTGGTGCTGCCGTGCACCTACTTCACCACCACGCCGTTCCAGAACTGGACCCGGAACGCCACCGAGCTGCTGGGCACCGTCGAGCTGGACGTCGACTTCACCGTTCCGTTCGACGCCATGCGGGCGGAGCTGGACCGGCTGCTGCGGACCAACGAGAAATGGGACGCGCGCGTCGGCGTGCTGCAGGTGACGGATGCGGTCGAGGGGCTCGTACGGGTGCGGATGCTGGTCAGCGCGTCGAATGCAGGCCAGCTGTTCGATCTGCGCTGCGACGTCCGTGAGGGCATGGTGGCCTGGCTGCAACGCACGAACCCCGGCGCACTCCCCCGCCGACGCATCGAGCACCAGACCGAGGGCGAGCGCGAGCTCGAGAGCGCGATCGCCTACATCGGCCGCCCGCAGGCGGATTCGGGCCTGTTCAGCGGCAGCGCCGACGCCGAGCGGCGCAGCCGCACGTTCGACAGCGCCGACGCCTGA
- a CDS encoding CobW family GTP-binding protein: protein MQTIPVIALTGYLGAGKTTLLNHVLRSPAARIGVVINDFGELNVDAGLVTGQVDEPASIAGGCICCLPDDGGLDVALARLADPKLRLDAIIVEASGLADPVAISRIIRFSGVDGVRPGGVIDVLDAARHFDTVDRDVTPPARYAAATLVVVNKLDQVPDHERACVLRRFEDRVREGNPHAQVVGATAGRIDPALLYDVSAADDETGQLSLRELLFESERFAAHADDHDHVHADAVTVRDEGCVDPGAVLDLLETPPPGVYRMKGTVAVRYRSSTRRYTVNVVGPSIHVAVAPPQAEANNLVAIGMGLDADAVRDRLRLALARHDGAAPAQGIRRLQRYRRLSI from the coding sequence GTGCAGACGATTCCCGTCATCGCGCTGACCGGCTATCTCGGCGCCGGCAAGACGACCCTGCTCAACCACGTGCTGCGCAGCCCGGCCGCGCGGATCGGGGTGGTGATCAACGACTTCGGTGAACTCAACGTCGACGCGGGCCTGGTCACCGGCCAGGTCGACGAACCCGCGTCGATCGCGGGCGGATGCATCTGCTGCCTTCCCGACGACGGAGGCCTCGACGTCGCGCTGGCCCGGCTGGCCGACCCGAAACTGCGTCTGGACGCCATCATCGTCGAGGCCAGCGGCCTGGCCGACCCCGTGGCGATCTCCCGCATCATCCGGTTCAGCGGGGTCGACGGCGTGCGCCCGGGTGGCGTGATCGACGTGCTCGACGCGGCACGGCATTTCGACACCGTCGACCGCGACGTGACCCCACCGGCCCGCTACGCCGCGGCCACGCTCGTGGTGGTCAACAAGCTCGACCAGGTGCCCGACCACGAACGCGCCTGTGTCCTGCGGCGTTTCGAGGACAGAGTGCGCGAGGGCAATCCGCACGCACAGGTGGTCGGCGCCACCGCCGGACGCATCGACCCCGCGCTGCTCTACGACGTCTCGGCTGCCGACGACGAGACGGGCCAGCTCTCCCTGCGCGAGTTGCTCTTCGAGTCCGAGAGATTCGCCGCGCACGCTGACGACCACGACCATGTGCACGCCGACGCGGTGACGGTGCGCGACGAGGGCTGCGTCGACCCCGGCGCCGTCCTCGACCTGCTGGAGACACCGCCGCCGGGGGTGTACCGGATGAAGGGGACGGTGGCGGTCCGTTACCGCTCCTCCACGCGGCGCTACACGGTCAACGTCGTCGGCCCGTCCATCCACGTCGCCGTCGCACCGCCGCAGGCGGAGGCGAACAACCTCGTGGCCATCGGCATGGGGCTCGACGCCGACGCCGTCCGCGACCGGTTGCGTCTCGCCCTGGCCCGCCACGACGGCGCGGCACCCGCCCAGGGCATCCGGCGGCTGCAGCGCTACCGCCGGCTCAGTATCTGA
- a CDS encoding aspartate aminotransferase family protein codes for MTLTDDTATLPNGLTVDAARAEAARAYELDRTHVFHSWSAQAEISPMTITASEGCYIWDGDGNRLLDFSSMLVNTNIGHQHPKVVAAIADQAAKLCTVAPQHANAARSEAARLIAERTPGQLNKIFFTNGGADAVEHAVRMARLHTGRYKVLSRYRSYHGGTETAINLTGDPRRWPNDHGNAGIVHFFGPFLYRSQFHATTEAEETERALAHLHDLIRMEGPSTIAAIILESIPGTAGIMVPPPGYLAGVRALCDEYGIVYIADEVMAGFGRSGKWFAIDHFGVTPDLLTFAKGVNSGYVPLGGVAISPQIYETFAHRAYPGGLTYSGHPLATAAAVATITAMAQEGIVENAARIGSEVLGPALQELASRHRCVGEVRGTGVFWAVELVADQATREPLAPYGSSSAAMNSVIADCKKAGMLPFANYNRIHMVPPCIVTEEQVREGVAILDKALEAADAALA; via the coding sequence ATGACCCTGACCGACGACACCGCCACTCTCCCCAACGGCCTCACGGTCGACGCCGCCCGCGCCGAGGCGGCCCGCGCCTACGAACTCGACCGCACCCACGTGTTCCATTCGTGGTCGGCGCAGGCCGAGATCAGCCCGATGACGATCACGGCCTCCGAGGGCTGTTACATCTGGGACGGCGACGGCAATCGTCTGCTGGACTTCTCCTCGATGCTGGTGAACACCAACATCGGCCATCAGCACCCCAAAGTCGTTGCCGCCATTGCTGATCAGGCCGCCAAACTGTGCACGGTGGCGCCGCAGCACGCCAACGCGGCCCGGTCGGAGGCGGCCCGGCTGATCGCCGAGCGCACGCCCGGTCAGCTGAACAAGATCTTCTTCACCAACGGCGGCGCCGACGCCGTCGAGCACGCGGTGCGGATGGCCCGGTTGCACACCGGCCGCTACAAGGTGCTCTCCCGGTACCGCTCCTACCACGGCGGCACCGAGACCGCGATCAACCTGACCGGTGACCCGCGGCGCTGGCCCAACGACCACGGCAACGCGGGGATCGTCCACTTCTTCGGCCCCTTCCTGTACCGATCGCAGTTCCACGCCACCACCGAGGCCGAGGAGACCGAGCGGGCCCTGGCACACCTGCACGACCTGATCCGCATGGAGGGTCCGTCGACCATCGCCGCGATCATCCTCGAGTCGATTCCCGGCACCGCCGGCATCATGGTGCCCCCGCCGGGATATCTCGCCGGTGTGCGCGCCCTGTGCGACGAGTACGGCATCGTCTACATCGCCGACGAGGTGATGGCGGGTTTCGGTCGCTCCGGAAAGTGGTTCGCCATCGACCATTTCGGTGTGACACCGGATCTGCTCACCTTCGCCAAGGGTGTCAACTCCGGCTACGTCCCGCTCGGCGGGGTGGCGATCAGCCCGCAGATCTACGAGACGTTCGCCCACCGCGCCTACCCGGGCGGGCTGACCTACTCCGGGCATCCGCTGGCGACGGCCGCGGCGGTCGCGACCATCACCGCGATGGCGCAGGAGGGCATCGTCGAGAACGCCGCGCGCATCGGCAGCGAGGTCCTCGGCCCCGCGCTGCAGGAGCTGGCGTCCAGGCACCGCTGTGTCGGCGAGGTGCGCGGCACGGGTGTGTTCTGGGCGGTCGAGCTGGTGGCCGACCAGGCGACGCGCGAGCCGCTCGCCCCCTACGGAAGCTCCAGTGCGGCAATGAATTCCGTGATCGCCGACTGCAAGAAGGCCGGCATGCTGCCGTTCGCCAACTACAACCGCATCCACATGGTGCCGCCCTGCATCGTCACCGAGGAGCAGGTGCGCGAAGGCGTGGCGATACTCGACAAGGCGCTCGAGGCGGCCGACGCGGCGCTGGCCTGA
- a CDS encoding DUF2237 family protein: MADRNVLGGPLDPCGTEPLTGFYRDGCCSTGPQDLGRHTICGVVTAEFLAHQRSIGNDLSTPMPAYRFPGLVPGDRWCVTALNWLRAHEDGHACPVVLASTHEATLESVPLEVLRQYAVDVPDDLTDL; the protein is encoded by the coding sequence ATGGCGGATCGAAACGTTCTCGGTGGGCCGCTGGACCCGTGCGGCACCGAGCCCCTGACCGGGTTCTACCGCGACGGCTGCTGCAGCACCGGACCGCAGGATCTCGGACGGCACACGATCTGCGGGGTGGTGACCGCGGAGTTCCTCGCCCATCAGCGTTCGATCGGCAACGACCTGTCCACGCCGATGCCCGCGTACCGGTTTCCCGGACTGGTTCCCGGGGACCGCTGGTGCGTCACCGCGCTGAACTGGCTGCGCGCCCACGAGGACGGCCACGCGTGCCCGGTCGTGCTCGCGTCCACGCACGAAGCCACGCTGGAGAGCGTTCCGCTCGAGGTGTTGCGCCAGTACGCCGTTGACGTTCCCGACGATCTGACGGATCTGTGA
- a CDS encoding metal-dependent hydrolase family protein gives MVASSPAERRLLIKNVRIFDGISGRLTDGHVLIEGRTIAAVDASPIAETPGTTVLDGAGRTLMPGMTDAHVHLVGMANTLLDLAMGSQTQLAAATLAKARDTLLRGFTTVRDMAGDTAGIRHVIDGRPELGPRIYPSQAAISQTGGHGDFGFVYELPTALGGSESRVEQIGFMRVADGPDRVLAAVREQLKLGASQIKLMVGGGAASLYDPLYTVQFLEPELRAAVQAAEDSGTYVATHVYNVTGIRRAVEAGVKSIEHGHLADEATIALLAERGVWLSTQPFVEHDHSFLNADSAAKNREICAGTDQLYRWAAKHGVKTAWGTDLLFEPDRDDVQSAMMVRLGDHMSNVEALKMVTSGNAELFRLAGERDPYRSARLGEITPGAWADVLLVDGDPTADLTVLGNPSENLTAIVKDGVIVKGQPA, from the coding sequence ATGGTTGCCAGCAGTCCAGCGGAACGCCGCCTTCTGATCAAGAACGTGCGGATCTTCGACGGCATCTCCGGCCGGCTGACCGACGGCCACGTCCTCATCGAGGGACGCACCATCGCAGCGGTCGACGCCTCCCCCATCGCTGAGACTCCCGGCACCACCGTCCTCGACGGGGCCGGCCGCACGCTGATGCCCGGAATGACCGACGCGCACGTGCATCTCGTCGGTATGGCCAACACCCTGCTCGATCTCGCGATGGGTTCCCAGACGCAGCTGGCCGCCGCCACGCTGGCCAAAGCCAGGGACACGCTGCTTCGCGGGTTCACCACCGTGCGCGACATGGCCGGCGACACCGCGGGGATCCGGCACGTCATCGACGGCCGGCCCGAACTGGGTCCGCGCATCTATCCCAGTCAGGCGGCCATCTCGCAAACAGGCGGCCACGGCGACTTCGGATTCGTGTACGAACTGCCGACGGCGTTGGGCGGCAGCGAATCCCGCGTCGAACAGATCGGCTTCATGCGCGTGGCCGACGGACCCGATCGGGTGCTGGCGGCGGTGCGCGAGCAGCTCAAGCTCGGCGCGTCACAGATCAAGCTGATGGTGGGCGGCGGGGCGGCCTCGCTGTACGACCCGCTCTACACCGTGCAGTTTCTCGAGCCCGAGTTGCGTGCCGCCGTCCAGGCCGCCGAGGACTCCGGCACCTACGTCGCGACCCACGTGTACAACGTCACCGGCATCCGGCGCGCCGTCGAAGCCGGCGTCAAGTCCATCGAGCACGGACACCTGGCCGACGAGGCCACGATCGCGCTCCTCGCCGAGCGCGGCGTCTGGCTGTCCACCCAGCCGTTCGTCGAGCACGACCACAGCTTCCTCAACGCCGACAGCGCCGCGAAGAACCGGGAGATCTGCGCCGGCACGGACCAGCTCTACCGGTGGGCCGCCAAGCACGGCGTGAAGACGGCGTGGGGCACCGACCTGCTGTTCGAACCGGACAGAGACGACGTGCAGAGCGCGATGATGGTCCGGCTGGGCGACCACATGTCCAACGTCGAGGCCCTCAAGATGGTCACCTCGGGCAACGCCGAGTTGTTCCGGCTGGCCGGCGAGCGCGATCCGTACCGGTCGGCGCGGCTGGGTGAGATCACCCCGGGGGCGTGGGCCGACGTGCTGCTCGTCGACGGGGACCCGACCGCCGATCTGACGGTGCTCGGCAACCCCTCGGAGAACCTGACGGCCATCGTCAAAGACGGAGTGATCGTGAAGGGACAGCCGGCATGA
- a CDS encoding MOSC domain-containing protein, producing the protein MASVLTVNAAAAPIALGELRTGIGKRPVDDALPVRAPGPRRGGLGSGVVGDSVCNARYHGGDDQAVYAYAREDLDRWELELGRQIGNGTFGENLTTTGVDVTECLIGERWAVGADGLVLEVTSPRTPCRTFTRWMDIAGWMKTFTAAVVPGAYFRVLEPGSVRAGDAIEVIARPDHTVTIGMVFRAMMLDPGLMPALAVADALPEKIMRKVAKHVAVS; encoded by the coding sequence ATGGCCTCGGTGTTGACGGTGAACGCGGCGGCAGCGCCGATCGCGCTCGGCGAACTGCGTACGGGAATCGGCAAGCGCCCCGTCGACGACGCGCTGCCGGTGCGCGCCCCCGGCCCCCGGCGCGGCGGGCTGGGCAGCGGTGTGGTGGGTGACTCGGTCTGCAACGCGCGGTATCACGGGGGCGACGACCAGGCCGTGTACGCCTACGCCCGCGAGGATCTGGACCGCTGGGAGCTCGAGTTGGGCCGCCAGATCGGCAACGGCACGTTCGGCGAGAACCTCACGACGACCGGTGTCGACGTGACCGAATGCCTGATCGGCGAACGCTGGGCGGTCGGCGCCGACGGGCTGGTGCTGGAGGTGACCAGCCCGCGCACGCCGTGCCGGACGTTCACCAGGTGGATGGACATCGCGGGCTGGATGAAGACGTTCACCGCCGCGGTGGTGCCGGGCGCGTACTTCCGCGTCCTCGAACCGGGTTCGGTGCGCGCGGGCGACGCGATCGAGGTGATCGCGCGCCCGGATCACACCGTGACGATCGGGATGGTGTTCCGCGCGATGATGCTCGACCCGGGGTTGATGCCGGCACTGGCCGTCGCTGACGCACTGCCGGAGAAGATCATGAGGAAGGTCGCCAAACACGTCGCTGTGAGTTGA
- a CDS encoding SDR family NAD(P)-dependent oxidoreductase, which produces MTLLDGRAVIVTGAARGVGKGIASALTERGASVLLVDRDEALLTETADALRAAGRTAVPLPADLRDEDAAGRIVGAAIDAFGSLHGLVNNAIATNEPKRFCEITREDYDLVFDVGPRATFELMQAVYPVFCDNGGGSIVNLGSGSGTLGKAKFGAYAGAKEAIRGISKVAALEWGRHNIRVNVVCPFAESDGIRLWREMAPEAYERAARAVPLGRLGDVATDIGPVVAFLLSDDAAFVTAQTIMVDGGTAGFR; this is translated from the coding sequence ATGACCCTGCTCGACGGCCGCGCGGTCATCGTCACCGGCGCCGCGCGCGGCGTCGGCAAGGGCATCGCCTCGGCCCTGACCGAACGCGGAGCCTCGGTGCTGCTCGTCGACCGCGACGAGGCCCTGCTCACCGAGACCGCCGACGCGCTGCGGGCGGCGGGTCGCACGGCGGTCCCGCTGCCGGCCGATCTGCGCGACGAGGACGCGGCCGGACGCATCGTCGGCGCGGCGATCGACGCGTTCGGCAGTCTGCACGGACTGGTCAACAACGCGATCGCCACCAATGAGCCCAAGCGGTTCTGCGAGATCACCCGCGAGGACTACGACCTCGTGTTCGACGTCGGTCCGCGCGCGACGTTCGAGCTGATGCAGGCGGTGTATCCGGTGTTCTGCGACAACGGCGGCGGAAGCATCGTCAACCTCGGTTCGGGCTCGGGCACCCTCGGCAAGGCGAAGTTCGGCGCCTACGCCGGAGCCAAGGAGGCCATCCGCGGCATCTCGAAAGTCGCTGCGCTGGAATGGGGTCGGCACAACATCCGGGTGAACGTGGTGTGCCCGTTCGCCGAGTCCGACGGCATCCGGCTGTGGCGCGAGATGGCGCCCGAGGCCTACGAGCGGGCGGCGCGCGCCGTTCCGCTGGGCCGTCTCGGAGACGTCGCGACCGACATCGGCCCCGTGGTGGCTTTCCTGCTCAGCGACGACGCCGCGTTCGTCACCGCCCAGACCATCATGGTCGACGGCGGGACGGCCGGCTTCCGCTGA